A DNA window from Engystomops pustulosus chromosome 6, aEngPut4.maternal, whole genome shotgun sequence contains the following coding sequences:
- the LOC140065472 gene encoding phospholipase A2 inhibitor and Ly6/PLAUR domain-containing protein-like — MVTIWSFCASPHPTLYRVGLSFVCSINGRDSIFPQVLESTQESAHTGTLRITAVMETLWVLLSFILALARTGWSLQCIQCTAFEGESCTTGPSVTCAKGEVCTTKNQHAIIGGATSATMYRSCGPPTHCNKTGSFTVVQRTMKIGISCCSTDNCLSPVPELPPTSTRKNGLVCGLCGAPKEDCTPTTTINCVGNEDKCLLHVTRLNGPQNVESYRGCSTKSICDIRFLNQSSGVVNIEADYFCSNGAITTSRVLGFSIITALVLLVLLS, encoded by the exons ATGGTCACTATTTGGTCATTCtgtgcctccccccaccccaccctgTACAGGGTGGGCTTATCTTTTGTCTGCTCCATAAATGGGAGAGACAGCATCTTCCCTCAGGTGTTAGAATCTACACAGGAGTCTGCACACACTGGAACCCTCCGGATCACAGCTGTAATGGAAACATTGTGGGTGCTGCTGAGCTTTATCTTGGCTCTTGCTAGAAcag GCTGGTCCCTCcagtgtatacagtgtacggCCTTTGAGGGTGAATCCTGCACTACAGGGCCAAGCGTAACATGTGCAAAAGGCGAAGTGTGCACCACCAAGAATCAGCACGCTATAATAG GTGGTGCGACCAGTGCGACGATGTACCGGTCATGCGGCCCGCCAACTCACTGCAATAAGACGGGAAGTTTCACCGTTGTGCAAAGAACCATGAAAATTGGCATCAGCTGCTGCTCTACAGACAACTGCCTCTCCCCCGTGCCTGAGT TGCCACCTACCAGCACCCGAAAAAATGGCCTAGTTTGTGGATTGTGCGGTGCTCCCAAAGAAGACTGTACTCCCACCACTACCATAAACTGTGTCGGAAATGAAGACAAATGCCTTCTTCATGTGACAAGACTGAACG GTCCTCAGAATGTAGAATCCTATCGTGGATGTAGCACAAAGAGCATCTGTGACATAAGGTTCCTCAATCAGAGCTCTGGAGTCGTGAACATTGAAGCCGACTACTTCTGTAGCAATGGAGCCATAACCACGTCCCGAGTATTGGGTTTCTCTATCATTACAGCACTTGTTCTGTTGGTTCTCCTGAGCTAA